Proteins encoded in a region of the Rutidosis leptorrhynchoides isolate AG116_Rl617_1_P2 chromosome 9, CSIRO_AGI_Rlap_v1, whole genome shotgun sequence genome:
- the LOC139866050 gene encoding protein NARROW LEAF 1-like isoform X2, protein MDLTFHHSGSEESVLDMETTGCNHPPLHSCAATSTGQPSDNNAAYFSWRLNDAAEDRANYFDNLLKGVLPVRIGRLPTGERAVTLLELMTIRAFHSKNLKQVSLATAIGFRMRGGLLTDIPAILVFVARKIHRQWLSHGEVLPIALEGPGGVWCDVDVVEFSYYGAPAATPKEEFYTELVDGLRGSYSSVGSGSQVASQRTYGTLGAIVKSRTGNRQVGFLTNRHVAVDLDYPNQKMFHPMPPSLGPGVYLGAVERATSFITDDLWYDIFAGTNPETFVRADGAFIPFAEDFNVSNNVTTAVRGIGEIGEVKVIDLQSRVNSIVGQRVAKVGRSSGLTTGTIMAYALEYNNDKGICFLTDFLVIGENQKTFDLEGDSGSLIILTGQNDEKPRPIGIIWGGTANRGRLKLKVGQPPENWTSGVDLGRLLDVLELDLITTDEGLQEQRNASSAAAVGINSVIGESSTRECIPAHRTADNHGWPLNLNDQIAPIECDFLQEKFRSESGTEAASNISRFPVNQTGNFENLQTRSLLRNVSEEGLIRLQCGEPEPKRRKQYEENAK, encoded by the exons ATGGATTTAACGTTTCATCACTCGGGATCTGAGGAATCGGTTTTGGACATGGAAACAACGGGTTGTAATCACCCACCGCTACATTCTTGTGCTGCCACATCAACCGGTCAACCGTCAGATAACAACGCAGCGTACTTTTCGTGGCGTTTAAACGATGCGGCTGAAGATAGAGCTAATTACTTTGACAATCTTTTGAAGGGTGTTTTGCCTGTTAGGATTGGTCGATTACCTACTGGAGAACGAGCCGTTACGTTGCTTGAACTAATGACGATTAGGGCTTTTCATAGTAAGAATTTGAAACAAGTTAGTCTTGCTACTGCAATCGGGTTCCGAATGCGAGGCGGTTTGTTGACTGATATACCTGCGATTCTTGTGTTTGTTGCTCGTAAGATTCATAGGCAGTGGCTCAGTCATGGCGAGGTTCTGCCGATTGCTCTCGAG GGACCAGGGGGTGTATGGTGTGATGTTGATGTTGTCGAATTCTCATATTACGGTGCACCTGCTGCAACTCCAAAAGAAGAGTTCTACACTGAACTTGTTGACGGCTTACGTGGAAGTTATTCGTCCGTTGGCTCTGGTTCCCAG GTTGCAAGTCAAAGAACATACGGGACCCTGGGTGCCATTGTGAAGAGTCGAACCGGAAATCGACAGGTTGGGTTCTTAACAAATAGGCATGTGGCAGTTGACCTGGATTATCCTAACCAAAAAATGTTCCACCCTATGCCACCTAGCCTTGGACCCGGGGTGTATCTCGGTGCCGTTGAGCGGGCCACGTCGTTCATCACCGATGATCTTTGGTATGACATCTTTGCCGGTACAAATCCag AAACGTTTGTTCGAGCAGACGGGGCGTTCATCCCATTTGCCGAGGATTTCAACGTATCGAATAATGTGACTACTGCCGTGAGAGGTATTGGTGAAATTGGTGAAGTCAAAGTCATTGACTTGCAGTCTCGGGTCAACAGTATAGTTGGTCAACGGGTAGCAAAAGTTGGAAGAAGTTCGGGGTTGACTACAGGGACTATAATGGCTTACGCCTTGGAATACAATAACGATAAAGGAATATGCTTTCTTACCGATTTCTTGGTGATTGGCGAGAACCAAAAAACGTTTGATCTTGAAGGTGATAGTGGAAGTCTCATTATTTTAACGGGACAAAATGATGAAAAGCCGAGACCAATTGGAATCATTTGGGGTGGTACTGCTAATCGAGGTCGATTGAAGCTCAAAGTTGGTCAACCGCCAGAAAACTGGACCAGTGGCGTCGATCTTGGTCGCCTTTTAGACGTTCTTGAACTTGATTTGATTACAACCGATGAAGGTCTTCAAG AACAAAGGAATGCATCATCAGCAGCGGCAGTTGGGATTAATTCTGTTATTGGCGAATCATCAACTCGTGAATGTATACCAGCACATAGAACAGCAGATAACCATGGGTGGCCACTTAATTTAAATGACCAAATCGCCCCTATAGAATGTGATTTTTTGCAAGAGAAGTTCCGTAGTGAAAGTGGTACTGAAGCAGCGTCTAACATATCACGCTTTCCTGTAAATCAAACTGGCAACTTTGAAAATTTGCAGACTCGGTCGCTATTAAGAAACGTGTCTGAAGAAGGTTTAATTAGGTTGCAGTGTGGTGAACCAGAACCGAAGAGAAGAAAGCAGTATGAAGAAAATGCGAAATGA
- the LOC139866050 gene encoding protein NARROW LEAF 1-like isoform X1: MDLTFHHSGSEESVLDMETTGCNHPPLHSCAATSTGQPSDNNAAYFSWRLNDAAEDRANYFDNLLKGVLPVRIGRLPTGERAVTLLELMTIRAFHSKNLKQVSLATAIGFRMRGGLLTDIPAILVFVARKIHRQWLSHGEVLPIALEGPGGVWCDVDVVEFSYYGAPAATPKEEFYTELVDGLRGSYSSVGSGSQVASQRTYGTLGAIVKSRTGNRQVGFLTNRHVAVDLDYPNQKMFHPMPPSLGPGVYLGAVERATSFITDDLWYDIFAGTNPETFVRADGAFIPFAEDFNVSNNVTTAVRGIGEIGEVKVIDLQSRVNSIVGQRVAKVGRSSGLTTGTIMAYALEYNNDKGICFLTDFLVIGENQKTFDLEGDSGSLIILTGQNDEKPRPIGIIWGGTANRGRLKLKVGQPPENWTSGVDLGRLLDVLELDLITTDEGLQVALQEQRNASSAAAVGINSVIGESSTRECIPAHRTADNHGWPLNLNDQIAPIECDFLQEKFRSESGTEAASNISRFPVNQTGNFENLQTRSLLRNVSEEGLIRLQCGEPEPKRRKQYEENAK, from the exons ATGGATTTAACGTTTCATCACTCGGGATCTGAGGAATCGGTTTTGGACATGGAAACAACGGGTTGTAATCACCCACCGCTACATTCTTGTGCTGCCACATCAACCGGTCAACCGTCAGATAACAACGCAGCGTACTTTTCGTGGCGTTTAAACGATGCGGCTGAAGATAGAGCTAATTACTTTGACAATCTTTTGAAGGGTGTTTTGCCTGTTAGGATTGGTCGATTACCTACTGGAGAACGAGCCGTTACGTTGCTTGAACTAATGACGATTAGGGCTTTTCATAGTAAGAATTTGAAACAAGTTAGTCTTGCTACTGCAATCGGGTTCCGAATGCGAGGCGGTTTGTTGACTGATATACCTGCGATTCTTGTGTTTGTTGCTCGTAAGATTCATAGGCAGTGGCTCAGTCATGGCGAGGTTCTGCCGATTGCTCTCGAG GGACCAGGGGGTGTATGGTGTGATGTTGATGTTGTCGAATTCTCATATTACGGTGCACCTGCTGCAACTCCAAAAGAAGAGTTCTACACTGAACTTGTTGACGGCTTACGTGGAAGTTATTCGTCCGTTGGCTCTGGTTCCCAG GTTGCAAGTCAAAGAACATACGGGACCCTGGGTGCCATTGTGAAGAGTCGAACCGGAAATCGACAGGTTGGGTTCTTAACAAATAGGCATGTGGCAGTTGACCTGGATTATCCTAACCAAAAAATGTTCCACCCTATGCCACCTAGCCTTGGACCCGGGGTGTATCTCGGTGCCGTTGAGCGGGCCACGTCGTTCATCACCGATGATCTTTGGTATGACATCTTTGCCGGTACAAATCCag AAACGTTTGTTCGAGCAGACGGGGCGTTCATCCCATTTGCCGAGGATTTCAACGTATCGAATAATGTGACTACTGCCGTGAGAGGTATTGGTGAAATTGGTGAAGTCAAAGTCATTGACTTGCAGTCTCGGGTCAACAGTATAGTTGGTCAACGGGTAGCAAAAGTTGGAAGAAGTTCGGGGTTGACTACAGGGACTATAATGGCTTACGCCTTGGAATACAATAACGATAAAGGAATATGCTTTCTTACCGATTTCTTGGTGATTGGCGAGAACCAAAAAACGTTTGATCTTGAAGGTGATAGTGGAAGTCTCATTATTTTAACGGGACAAAATGATGAAAAGCCGAGACCAATTGGAATCATTTGGGGTGGTACTGCTAATCGAGGTCGATTGAAGCTCAAAGTTGGTCAACCGCCAGAAAACTGGACCAGTGGCGTCGATCTTGGTCGCCTTTTAGACGTTCTTGAACTTGATTTGATTACAACCGATGAAGGTCTTCAAG TTGCACTGCAAGAACAAAGGAATGCATCATCAGCAGCGGCAGTTGGGATTAATTCTGTTATTGGCGAATCATCAACTCGTGAATGTATACCAGCACATAGAACAGCAGATAACCATGGGTGGCCACTTAATTTAAATGACCAAATCGCCCCTATAGAATGTGATTTTTTGCAAGAGAAGTTCCGTAGTGAAAGTGGTACTGAAGCAGCGTCTAACATATCACGCTTTCCTGTAAATCAAACTGGCAACTTTGAAAATTTGCAGACTCGGTCGCTATTAAGAAACGTGTCTGAAGAAGGTTTAATTAGGTTGCAGTGTGGTGAACCAGAACCGAAGAGAAGAAAGCAGTATGAAGAAAATGCGAAATGA